Part of the Xanthomonas sp. SI genome is shown below.
TGCCCAGGGCCCTGGTCATCGAAGACGATGAAGTGACCGCCCGCGACATCGTCGCCGAGCTCGGCGCCCATGGCTTCACCGCCGTGTGGATCGCCAACGGCCGCGACGGTCTCGACCATGCGCTGGCCGACGGCTACGACATCATCACCCTGGACCGCATGCTGCCGGGCATGGACGGCATCGATGTCGTTTCCGAACTGCGCAAGCGCGCGGTGGAAACGCCGGTGCTGATGATCAGCGCGCTGTCGGAGGTGGACGAGCGCGTGCGCGGCCTGCGTGCCGGCGGCGACGACTACCTGACCAAGCCGTTCTCGCCCGACGAGCTTGTCGCGCGCGCCGAAGTGCTGCTGCGCCGCCGTCGCAGCGCCAGCGCCACGCCGCAGACGCGCCTGCGCGTGGCCGACCTGGAACTGGACCTGGTCCGCCACAACGCGCTGCGCAACGGCCAGCCGCTGGCCCTGCTGCCCACCGAGTTCCGCCTGCTCGAGTTCCTGATGCGCAACGCCGGCCAGGTGGTGACGCGGCAGATGATCTTCGAGCACGTCTGGGGCTTCCATTTCGATCCCGGGACCAACGTGATCGACGTCCATCTCGGCCGCCTGCGCCGCAAGATCGACGGCAACGGCCAGCCGCCGCTCATCCGCACCATGCGCGGCTCGGGGTATGTGCTTGCGCCCGCTGACTGACGCCTGGCGTTCGGCCACCGCGCGGCTGATCCTGATCTACGGGGCGCTGTTCGCGGTCTGGTGCGTCGTGCTGCTCGGCGTGGTGCAGTGGGAGTCCTCGCGCTACCTGTCGAACGTGGTCGACCAGATGCTGGCCGCGCGCATCCACTACCTGGAAAACACCGATCCCAGGCGCCTGGCCGACACGGTGGCCGCGGCCAGCGCCATCGACATCCAGGGCTTCATGTGGGTGGGCCTGTTCGACGCCAATGGACGCCGCATCGCCGGCAACATCGATGCGGTGCCCAAGGGCATGGCCGAGGACGGGACGGTCCGCCCCATCGAGGCCAGCCTGATCGACACCGGCCGCGGCAGCCAGACGCGCGCGCGCGGCATCGCCCGGCAACTGCCGGACGGCCGGCGCCTGGTGGTGGCGAAGGAAAGCAACGTCATCGACGGACTCAGCGGGATCATCTGCCGCGGACTGCTGTGGGGGCTGTCGTTGACCCTGCTGCCCGGCGTGCTTGGCGGCATCCTCATCGCGCGCGGCCCCGCGCGCCGCATCCGCGCCATCCAGCAGGCGATGGAACCCATCCGCCAGGGCGACCTCAGCGTGCGCCTGCCGGTGTCGCGCGGCGGCGACGAGGTGGATTTGCTCGCGGCCACGGTCAACCAGGCGCTCGGCGAGATCGAGCGCCTGCTCGGCGAAGTGAAGGGTGTCACCGACAATATCGCCCACGACCTGCGCACGCCGCTCACGCGCATGCGCACGCGCCTGCACCGCCTGCAGCAACAGTTCGCCGACCGCCCCGAAGGCCAGCAATTGGACGATTGCGTCGGCGAGATCGATACCGTGCTGACCCGCTT
Proteins encoded:
- a CDS encoding HAMP domain-containing sensor histidine kinase → MCLRPLTDAWRSATARLILIYGALFAVWCVVLLGVVQWESSRYLSNVVDQMLAARIHYLENTDPRRLADTVAAASAIDIQGFMWVGLFDANGRRIAGNIDAVPKGMAEDGTVRPIEASLIDTGRGSQTRARGIARQLPDGRRLVVAKESNVIDGLSGIICRGLLWGLSLTLLPGVLGGILIARGPARRIRAIQQAMEPIRQGDLSVRLPVSRGGDEVDLLAATVNQALGEIERLLGEVKGVTDNIAHDLRTPLTRMRTRLHRLQQQFADRPEGQQLDDCVGEIDTVLTRFRALLRVSELEDRQRSACFAALDLGALLNDVHGFYAPLAEDRGQVFELALERLPSVRGDPHLLFEALANLVGNAIKFTPDGGTIRLAAHTDAAGNARIDVADSGPGIPPGEREAIFRRFYRGDQTRAKPGCGLGLAIVSAIVRLHGYALRVGGDARGAVFSVICPAAAPPPEPRAAAAEPGAPGGQLPDARPLAQ
- a CDS encoding response regulator transcription factor: MPRALVIEDDEVTARDIVAELGAHGFTAVWIANGRDGLDHALADGYDIITLDRMLPGMDGIDVVSELRKRAVETPVLMISALSEVDERVRGLRAGGDDYLTKPFSPDELVARAEVLLRRRRSASATPQTRLRVADLELDLVRHNALRNGQPLALLPTEFRLLEFLMRNAGQVVTRQMIFEHVWGFHFDPGTNVIDVHLGRLRRKIDGNGQPPLIRTMRGSGYVLAPAD